From Triticum urartu cultivar G1812 chromosome 2, Tu2.1, whole genome shotgun sequence, a single genomic window includes:
- the LOC125534679 gene encoding uncharacterized protein LOC125534679: MGFIKEFMEVQAHGNTKLHVIHTNDLHKAATTIEQFERHLEFEGHKIVRVDVEYTNDVGEDQKPALVQLSVGKDHPVLLFQLSAADKNCTRFDNFLADPRYTFAGFSIDGDIEMLGRVRLEIAHFVDIQKEWRVPTATKRLDSLGDVSGIIVHDYYNYMKKKLTNAEHQRWARMPLSMRHIEYAAKDAYATYEIWSRLTIIQEGLRRAKLEKEQTRKRARCWGDYDY, encoded by the coding sequence ATGGGATTCATCAAGGAATTCATGGAGGTACAGGCCCACGGCAACACCAAGTTGCACGTGATCCACACCAACGACTTGCACAAGGCGGCGACCACCATCGAGCAGTTCGAGCGACACCTCGAATTCGAGGGCCACAAGATCGTCAGAGTTGATGTGGAGTACACCAACGACGTTGGCGAAGATCAGAAACCAGCCCTCGTCCAGCTCTCCGTCGGCAAGGATCATCCGGTGTTGCTCTTCCAACTGAGCGCCGCTGACAAGAACTGCACCAGGTTCGACAACTTCCTCGCCGACCCCAGATACACGTTTGCTGGCTTCTCCATCGATGGCGACATAGAGATGCTCGGGCGTGTCCGACTAGAGATCGCCCACTTCGTCGACATCCAGAAGGAATGGAGGGTGCCTACAGCTACCAAGCGTCTGGACTCCCTTGGGGATGTCTCAGGCATCATTGTCCACGACTACTACAACTACATGAAGAAGAAGCTCACCAACGCAGAGCACCAGCGCTGGGCGCGCATGCCCCTGTCCATGAGGCACATCGAGTATGCAGCAAAAGATGCTTACGCTACGTACGAGATATGGAGCCGTCTCACCATCATCCAGGAAGGCCTCCGCCGGGCAAAACTCGAGAAGGAGCAGACCAGGAAGCGCGCAAGGTGCTGGGGCGACTACGACTACTGA